A stretch of Gambusia affinis linkage group LG10, SWU_Gaff_1.0, whole genome shotgun sequence DNA encodes these proteins:
- the camsap2a gene encoding calmodulin-regulated spectrin-associated protein 2a isoform X2, protein MGEVQDVRDAKKSFVAPAIKSFEHYDFSRAKICCSLRWLVAKAYGTDSIPAELKDPFYTDQYEQEHLKPPVTSLLLSADLYCRAGSLILKSDAAKPLLGHDAVIQALAQRGLYVTDQDRLVTERDLRKRPLQMGAHLAMIDTLMMAYTVEMVNVEKVMACTHQYSSCDSEEERPYDTEDAVTTWINKVNEYLKDVVAQEQKKKETQSAEQTGSPRSPTKWYMKLVPARYRKEQASTQLAPWIPPVDNLLKDSTDGSALGALLHFYCPQLLPLDDVCLKENMSLADRLYNLQLIQDFCKDNLNSCCHFSLEDMLYASSTIKNNYLVFMAELFWWFEVVKPSFVKPRMLDNEGKEPSSILKSMPFIPISKATKRSFMERPPSPERPSLPLRPQLRNTGEIKRSSSMSFVDGNLGTWPKEKRSGPYGVSFDIPFDKGDPAPAVPSSTRGMVRSISTDDGSGFKVQHMPRGMKRNLSFQPVNGQSIGIQEEGCPERLAGVEFCRQVFPNGHGNVLASAPSLEEALPIIHSPTRPPVEGINNGFFLHSQNPGDGAGGLDPLSESDSKELLSTADTTEVDTGIHIRTEDMLDEDSSLKDLSVNMDLDVDTPSPCPSNQSKSPSGVKLTSFAEQKMRKLSPSAPDSGRGSSSSMKTTPEGSEFALPLSVSWAPTPEHSPIRQQNTPAITAQATPTTVQLPPNDPAQVMAAEMVQLRIRLEEKRKAIEAQKKKVEAAFTRHRQKMGHSAFLNVVKRKADGAASGEEGGQSYAEGKLASTSPTFKFGRSKADTPDGAEQSTTSSCWQKTPGSGDEGGQSHAQITEADLSEYTRSIEKLNHSLAFLQAEMQRLAQQQEVIMAMREQQHQQAWVIPPPHTNPSPQKYPRSGAVTRSSGPSSPADSPRSTHRSPTSIKRKSASFHSRNPHTARPSELKLAPYSRVLTAPQSVDSIPRLRRFSPCQPMQSSFIYMGEKPAAASPETIGQVGDNTKETDSILSPERELASICAVCSPHSSPKVQTKTEQSEVDANFSNQETESHTHDEISDTVKDDQSSTVQKSFIELKPTIESSFPEVLAHPILETFTVTPSVLPPKPEPSSQAKSSLIEVPLSVMKSTEDLTIDDGLEMEQDSTESADDEQRLCHGFFFKEDGKAEENMAQRRAALLEKRMRREKESQMRKMQLEAELEQKKEGARLKAEEERIRKEEEKARKEFIKLEYLRRKQLKLMEDMDTIIKPRPAKQKRGRPKSIHRDIVDSPKTPVRAPTVSSLSLASLTLGDSDSVHSDKRAPRPDSADGFLSPSRSSSRNGEKDWENASTTSSVTSNTEYTGPRLYKEPSAKSNKHIIQNALAHCCLAGKVNEGQKNKILEEMEKSEANNFLVLFRDSGCQFRSLYTYCPETQEIIKLTGIGPKSITRKMIDGLYKYNSDKKQFSQIPAKTMSASVDAVTIHNHLWQTKKPATPKKVVPAQS, encoded by the exons GGTGCCCACTTGGCCATGATTGACACTCTGATGATGGCTTACACAGTAGAGATGGTAAATGTGGAGAAGGTAATGGCTTGCACTCATCAGTATTCATCGTGCGACTCTGAGGAGGAAAGGCCATATGATACAGAGGACGCTGTGACCACCTGGATTAACAAG GTAAATGAGTATCTGAAAGATGTTGTTGCTCaggaacagaagaagaaggagacaCAGAGTGCTGAGCAGACTGGGAGTCCTAGG TCTCCAACCAAGTGGTACATGAAGCTTGTGCCT GCTCGCTATCGGAAAGAGCAGGCCTCTACCCAGCTGGCTCCCTGGATCCCCCCAGTGGACAACCTGCTTAAGGACAGCACAGACGGCTCGGCTCTGGGTGCACTGCTGCATTTCTACTGCCCTCAGCTGCTCCCCCTGGATG ATGTCTGTTTGAAGGAGAATATGAGTCTGGCCGACCGTCTCTACAACCTGCAGCTCATTCAGGACTTCTGCAAAGACAACCTGAACAGCTGCTGCCATTTCAGCCTGGAGGACATGCTCTACGCCTCCTCAACCATCAAG aacAACTATCTGGTGTTCATGGCCGAGCTGTTTTGGTGGTTTGAGGTGGTTAAGCCGTCTTTTGTAAAGCCAAGAATGCTTGACAATGAAGGGAAAG AACCATCATCCATATTGAAAAGTATGCCTTTCATTCCAATCTCCAAAGCTACCAAGAGAAGTTTCATGGAAAGACCTCCAAGTCCTGAAAGACCCAG TTTACCCCTTCGACCCCAGCTTCGTAACACAg GAGAGATCAAGAGGTCTAGCTCCATGTCTTTTGTTGATGGGAATCTAGGCACATGGCCCAAAGAGAAAAG GTCTGGGCCTTATGGGGTGTCATTTGACATCCCCTTTGACAAAGGGGATCCTGCTCCTGCTGTACCTTCATCTACACGTGGAATGGTTAGATCTATCAGCACTGATGATGGTTCTGGTTTCAAGGTCCAGCACATGCCTCGTGGAATGAAGAGGAACCTGTCGTTTCAGCCAGTGAATGGTCAGAGCATTGGTATCCAGGAGGAAGGCTGTCCAGAACGCCTTGCAGGAGTGGAGTTCTGCAGGCAAGTATTCCCCAACGGACATGGAAATGTCCTGGCATCAGCTCCCTCTTTGGAAGAAGCCCTCCCAATCATCCACAGCCCAACCAGACCACCTGTAGAGGGCATCAACAATGGTTTCTTTCTGCACAGCCAAAACCCTGGGGATGGTGCTGGTGGCTTGGACCCTCTGTCAGAGTCTGATTCCAAAGAACTTTTGAGCACCGCAGACACCACCGAGGTGGACACCGGCATTCACATCCGCACAGAGGACATGCTGGATGAAGATTCCTCTTTGAAAGACCTCTCCGTAAACATGGACCTGGATGTGGACACACCAAGCCCCTGTCCAAGCAATCAGAGCAAATCTCCCTCGGGAGTGAAGTTGACCAGCTTTGCCGAGCAGAAGATGAGGAAGCTTAGTCCATCAGCACCAGATTCAGGCAGAGGAAGCAGCAGCTCCATGAAGACCACTCCAGAGGGCTCAGAGTTTGCTCTCCCACTGTCAGTCTCCTGGGCACCAACACCAGAGCACAGCCCCATCCGTCAACAAAACACTCCAGCCATTACTGCTCAGGCAACACCCACAACTGTCCAGCTTCCACCCAATGACCCTGCACAGGTCATGGCTGCAGAGATGGTGCAGCTGAGGATAAGGCTTGAAGAGAAACGAAAAGCTATTGAAGCTCAAAAGAAGAAAGTGGAAGCTGCTTTTACGAGGCATCGGCAGAAGATGGGTCACTCAGCATTTCTCAATGTGGTAAAGAGGAAAGCTGATGGGGCTGCTAGTGGAGAGGAAGGGGGTCAAAGTTACGCAGAAGGTAAATTGGCGAGCACAAGTCCCACATTTAAATTTGGCCGGAGCAAGGCGGATACACCTGACGGAGCAGAACAAAGTACCACATCCTCTTGTTGGCAGAAGACACCAGGTTCAGGAGATGAGGGTGGACAAAGCCATGCTCAGATCACTGAAGCAGATCTCTCAGAGTATACACGTTCAATCGAAAAGCTCAACCACTCTTTGGCATTTCTCCAGGCTGAGATGCAACGTTTAgctcagcagcaggaagttaTCATGGCCATGAGGGAACAACAGCATCAGCAAGCCTGGGTCATTCCCCCTCCTCATACAAACCCCTCACCACAGAAATATCCTCGATCTGGAGCTGTTACCCGTTCTTCTGGGCCTTCTTCCCCTGCCGACTCACCTCGTTCAACCCATCGCTCTCCAACCAGCATCAAACGCAAATCGGCCTCCTTCCACTCACGCAATCCTCACACAGCTCGACCCAGTGAGCTTAAGCTGGCACCGTATAGTCGTGTCCTAACTGCACCACAGTCAGTCGATAGCATCCCAAGGTTGCGCAGGTTTTCTCCTTGTCAGCCTATGCAGAGCTCCTTTATTTATATGGGGGAGAAACCAGCAGCTGCCAGTCCAGAAACAATTGGCCAAGTTGGGGACAATACTAAAGAGACAGATTCCATCCTGTCCCCTGAGAGGGAGCTGGCTAGTATTTGTGCTGTCTGCTCCCCTCATAGCTCTCCCAAGGTGCAgaccaaaacagaacaaagtgaAGTAGATGCAAATTTCTCCAATCAGGAAACAGAATCTCACACCCATGATGAGATTTCAGACACTGTAAAAGATGACCAGAGCAGCACAGTTCAGAAATCATTTATTGAACTTAAACCCACCATTGAGTCTTCTTTCCCTGAGGTTCTTGCCCACCCTATATTAGAAACTTTCACAGTGACGCCATCAGTGTTACCTCCAAAGCCAGAACCCTCCAGTCAGGCCAAAAGTAGTCTGATTGAGGTTCCTTTGTCGGTCATGAAGTCTACAGAGGATCTGACAATTGATGACGGTTTGGAGATGGAACAAGACAGTACCGAGAGTGCAGATGATGAGCAAAGGTTATGCCATGGATTCTTCTTTAAG GAGGATGGCAAGGCAGAGGAGAACATGGCACAGAGGAGAGCTGCACTGCTAGAAAAAAGgatgaggagagaaaaagagagccAAATGAGGAAAATGCAGCTGGAGGCCGAGTTGGAGCAGAAGAAAGAGGGAGCTCG ACTGAAAGCAGAGGAGGAGCGTatcaggaaggaggaggaaaaggccAGGAAGGAGTTCATCAAGCTGGAGTACCTGAGGAGGAAGCAGTTGAAGTTGATGGAGGACATGGACACCATCATCAAGCCCCGACCTGCCAAGCAGAAGCGGGGTCGACCCAAGTCCATCCACCGGGACATCGTGGACTCCCCAAAGACTCCTGTGAGAGCTCCCACAG TCTCCAGCTTGTCTCTGGCTTCGCTGACTTTGGGCGACAGTGACAGTGTTCACTCAGACAAAAGGGCGCCAAG gcCAGACTCTGCTGATGGCTTTCTTTCACCAAGCCGATCCAGTAGCAGAAACGGAGAAAAAGACTGGGAAAATGCCTCGACCACCTCTTCTGTTACATCCAACACAGAATATACTG gACCAAGGCTGTACAAAGAGCCCAGTGCCAAATCTAATAAGCACATTATCCAAAATGCTCTGGCCCACTGCTGCCTCGCAGGCAAGGTCAACGAGGggcaaaagaacaaaatcctGGAG gaaatggaaaaatcaGAGGCCAataacttcctggttttgttcCGGGATTCTGGCTGCCAGTTCCGATCCCTGTACACCTACTGCCCCGAAACACAAGAGATCATCAAACTCACAGGGATCGGTCCAAAGAGCATCACTCGCAAGATGATCGACGGACTCTACAAGTACAACTCAGACAAGAAGCAGTTTAGTCAGATACCGGCAAAGACCATGTCAGCCAGTGTGGACGCCGTGACCATCCACAACCACCTCTGGCAAACCAAGAAGCCAGCCACCCCTAAAAAAGTAGTGCCTGCACAGTCCTAA
- the camsap2a gene encoding calmodulin-regulated spectrin-associated protein 2a isoform X4 produces MGEVQDVRDAKKSFVAPAIKSFEHYDFSRAKICCSLRWLVAKAYGTDSIPAELKDPFYTDQYEQEHLKPPVTSLLLSADLYCRAGSLILKSDAAKPLLGHDAVIQALAQRGLYVTDQDRLVTERDLRKRPLQMGAHLAMIDTLMMAYTVEMVNVEKVMACTHQYSSCDSEEERPYDTEDAVTTWINKVNEYLKDVVAQEQKKKETQSAEQTGSPRARYRKEQASTQLAPWIPPVDNLLKDSTDGSALGALLHFYCPQLLPLDDVCLKENMSLADRLYNLQLIQDFCKDNLNSCCHFSLEDMLYASSTIKNNYLVFMAELFWWFEVVKPSFVKPRMLDNEGKEPSSILKSMPFIPISKATKRSFMERPPSPERPSLPLRPQLRNTGEIKRSSSMSFVDGNLGTWPKEKRSGPYGVSFDIPFDKGDPAPAVPSSTRGMVRSISTDDGSGFKVQHMPRGMKRNLSFQPVNGQSIGIQEEGCPERLAGVEFCRQVFPNGHGNVLASAPSLEEALPIIHSPTRPPVEGINNGFFLHSQNPGDGAGGLDPLSESDSKELLSTADTTEVDTGIHIRTEDMLDEDSSLKDLSVNMDLDVDTPSPCPSNQSKSPSGVKLTSFAEQKMRKLSPSAPDSGRGSSSSMKTTPEGSEFALPLSVSWAPTPEHSPIRQQNTPAITAQATPTTVQLPPNDPAQVMAAEMVQLRIRLEEKRKAIEAQKKKVEAAFTRHRQKMGHSAFLNVVKRKADGAASGEEGGQSYAEGKLASTSPTFKFGRSKADTPDGAEQSTTSSCWQKTPGSGDEGGQSHAQITEADLSEYTRSIEKLNHSLAFLQAEMQRLAQQQEVIMAMREQQHQQAWVIPPPHTNPSPQKYPRSGAVTRSSGPSSPADSPRSTHRSPTSIKRKSASFHSRNPHTARPSELKLAPYSRVLTAPQSVDSIPRLRRFSPCQPMQSSFIYMGEKPAAASPETIGQVGDNTKETDSILSPERELASICAVCSPHSSPKVQTKTEQSEVDANFSNQETESHTHDEISDTVKDDQSSTVQKSFIELKPTIESSFPEVLAHPILETFTVTPSVLPPKPEPSSQAKSSLIEVPLSVMKSTEDLTIDDGLEMEQDSTESADDEQRLCHGFFFKEDGKAEENMAQRRAALLEKRMRREKESQMRKMQLEAELEQKKEGARLKAEEERIRKEEEKARKEFIKLEYLRRKQLKLMEDMDTIIKPRPAKQKRGRPKSIHRDIVDSPKTPVRAPTVSSLSLASLTLGDSDSVHSDKRAPRPDSADGFLSPSRSSSRNGEKDWENASTTSSVTSNTEYTGPRLYKEPSAKSNKHIIQNALAHCCLAGKVNEGQKNKILEEMEKSEANNFLVLFRDSGCQFRSLYTYCPETQEIIKLTGIGPKSITRKMIDGLYKYNSDKKQFSQIPAKTMSASVDAVTIHNHLWQTKKPATPKKVVPAQS; encoded by the exons GGTGCCCACTTGGCCATGATTGACACTCTGATGATGGCTTACACAGTAGAGATGGTAAATGTGGAGAAGGTAATGGCTTGCACTCATCAGTATTCATCGTGCGACTCTGAGGAGGAAAGGCCATATGATACAGAGGACGCTGTGACCACCTGGATTAACAAG GTAAATGAGTATCTGAAAGATGTTGTTGCTCaggaacagaagaagaaggagacaCAGAGTGCTGAGCAGACTGGGAGTCCTAGG GCTCGCTATCGGAAAGAGCAGGCCTCTACCCAGCTGGCTCCCTGGATCCCCCCAGTGGACAACCTGCTTAAGGACAGCACAGACGGCTCGGCTCTGGGTGCACTGCTGCATTTCTACTGCCCTCAGCTGCTCCCCCTGGATG ATGTCTGTTTGAAGGAGAATATGAGTCTGGCCGACCGTCTCTACAACCTGCAGCTCATTCAGGACTTCTGCAAAGACAACCTGAACAGCTGCTGCCATTTCAGCCTGGAGGACATGCTCTACGCCTCCTCAACCATCAAG aacAACTATCTGGTGTTCATGGCCGAGCTGTTTTGGTGGTTTGAGGTGGTTAAGCCGTCTTTTGTAAAGCCAAGAATGCTTGACAATGAAGGGAAAG AACCATCATCCATATTGAAAAGTATGCCTTTCATTCCAATCTCCAAAGCTACCAAGAGAAGTTTCATGGAAAGACCTCCAAGTCCTGAAAGACCCAG TTTACCCCTTCGACCCCAGCTTCGTAACACAg GAGAGATCAAGAGGTCTAGCTCCATGTCTTTTGTTGATGGGAATCTAGGCACATGGCCCAAAGAGAAAAG GTCTGGGCCTTATGGGGTGTCATTTGACATCCCCTTTGACAAAGGGGATCCTGCTCCTGCTGTACCTTCATCTACACGTGGAATGGTTAGATCTATCAGCACTGATGATGGTTCTGGTTTCAAGGTCCAGCACATGCCTCGTGGAATGAAGAGGAACCTGTCGTTTCAGCCAGTGAATGGTCAGAGCATTGGTATCCAGGAGGAAGGCTGTCCAGAACGCCTTGCAGGAGTGGAGTTCTGCAGGCAAGTATTCCCCAACGGACATGGAAATGTCCTGGCATCAGCTCCCTCTTTGGAAGAAGCCCTCCCAATCATCCACAGCCCAACCAGACCACCTGTAGAGGGCATCAACAATGGTTTCTTTCTGCACAGCCAAAACCCTGGGGATGGTGCTGGTGGCTTGGACCCTCTGTCAGAGTCTGATTCCAAAGAACTTTTGAGCACCGCAGACACCACCGAGGTGGACACCGGCATTCACATCCGCACAGAGGACATGCTGGATGAAGATTCCTCTTTGAAAGACCTCTCCGTAAACATGGACCTGGATGTGGACACACCAAGCCCCTGTCCAAGCAATCAGAGCAAATCTCCCTCGGGAGTGAAGTTGACCAGCTTTGCCGAGCAGAAGATGAGGAAGCTTAGTCCATCAGCACCAGATTCAGGCAGAGGAAGCAGCAGCTCCATGAAGACCACTCCAGAGGGCTCAGAGTTTGCTCTCCCACTGTCAGTCTCCTGGGCACCAACACCAGAGCACAGCCCCATCCGTCAACAAAACACTCCAGCCATTACTGCTCAGGCAACACCCACAACTGTCCAGCTTCCACCCAATGACCCTGCACAGGTCATGGCTGCAGAGATGGTGCAGCTGAGGATAAGGCTTGAAGAGAAACGAAAAGCTATTGAAGCTCAAAAGAAGAAAGTGGAAGCTGCTTTTACGAGGCATCGGCAGAAGATGGGTCACTCAGCATTTCTCAATGTGGTAAAGAGGAAAGCTGATGGGGCTGCTAGTGGAGAGGAAGGGGGTCAAAGTTACGCAGAAGGTAAATTGGCGAGCACAAGTCCCACATTTAAATTTGGCCGGAGCAAGGCGGATACACCTGACGGAGCAGAACAAAGTACCACATCCTCTTGTTGGCAGAAGACACCAGGTTCAGGAGATGAGGGTGGACAAAGCCATGCTCAGATCACTGAAGCAGATCTCTCAGAGTATACACGTTCAATCGAAAAGCTCAACCACTCTTTGGCATTTCTCCAGGCTGAGATGCAACGTTTAgctcagcagcaggaagttaTCATGGCCATGAGGGAACAACAGCATCAGCAAGCCTGGGTCATTCCCCCTCCTCATACAAACCCCTCACCACAGAAATATCCTCGATCTGGAGCTGTTACCCGTTCTTCTGGGCCTTCTTCCCCTGCCGACTCACCTCGTTCAACCCATCGCTCTCCAACCAGCATCAAACGCAAATCGGCCTCCTTCCACTCACGCAATCCTCACACAGCTCGACCCAGTGAGCTTAAGCTGGCACCGTATAGTCGTGTCCTAACTGCACCACAGTCAGTCGATAGCATCCCAAGGTTGCGCAGGTTTTCTCCTTGTCAGCCTATGCAGAGCTCCTTTATTTATATGGGGGAGAAACCAGCAGCTGCCAGTCCAGAAACAATTGGCCAAGTTGGGGACAATACTAAAGAGACAGATTCCATCCTGTCCCCTGAGAGGGAGCTGGCTAGTATTTGTGCTGTCTGCTCCCCTCATAGCTCTCCCAAGGTGCAgaccaaaacagaacaaagtgaAGTAGATGCAAATTTCTCCAATCAGGAAACAGAATCTCACACCCATGATGAGATTTCAGACACTGTAAAAGATGACCAGAGCAGCACAGTTCAGAAATCATTTATTGAACTTAAACCCACCATTGAGTCTTCTTTCCCTGAGGTTCTTGCCCACCCTATATTAGAAACTTTCACAGTGACGCCATCAGTGTTACCTCCAAAGCCAGAACCCTCCAGTCAGGCCAAAAGTAGTCTGATTGAGGTTCCTTTGTCGGTCATGAAGTCTACAGAGGATCTGACAATTGATGACGGTTTGGAGATGGAACAAGACAGTACCGAGAGTGCAGATGATGAGCAAAGGTTATGCCATGGATTCTTCTTTAAG GAGGATGGCAAGGCAGAGGAGAACATGGCACAGAGGAGAGCTGCACTGCTAGAAAAAAGgatgaggagagaaaaagagagccAAATGAGGAAAATGCAGCTGGAGGCCGAGTTGGAGCAGAAGAAAGAGGGAGCTCG ACTGAAAGCAGAGGAGGAGCGTatcaggaaggaggaggaaaaggccAGGAAGGAGTTCATCAAGCTGGAGTACCTGAGGAGGAAGCAGTTGAAGTTGATGGAGGACATGGACACCATCATCAAGCCCCGACCTGCCAAGCAGAAGCGGGGTCGACCCAAGTCCATCCACCGGGACATCGTGGACTCCCCAAAGACTCCTGTGAGAGCTCCCACAG TCTCCAGCTTGTCTCTGGCTTCGCTGACTTTGGGCGACAGTGACAGTGTTCACTCAGACAAAAGGGCGCCAAG gcCAGACTCTGCTGATGGCTTTCTTTCACCAAGCCGATCCAGTAGCAGAAACGGAGAAAAAGACTGGGAAAATGCCTCGACCACCTCTTCTGTTACATCCAACACAGAATATACTG gACCAAGGCTGTACAAAGAGCCCAGTGCCAAATCTAATAAGCACATTATCCAAAATGCTCTGGCCCACTGCTGCCTCGCAGGCAAGGTCAACGAGGggcaaaagaacaaaatcctGGAG gaaatggaaaaatcaGAGGCCAataacttcctggttttgttcCGGGATTCTGGCTGCCAGTTCCGATCCCTGTACACCTACTGCCCCGAAACACAAGAGATCATCAAACTCACAGGGATCGGTCCAAAGAGCATCACTCGCAAGATGATCGACGGACTCTACAAGTACAACTCAGACAAGAAGCAGTTTAGTCAGATACCGGCAAAGACCATGTCAGCCAGTGTGGACGCCGTGACCATCCACAACCACCTCTGGCAAACCAAGAAGCCAGCCACCCCTAAAAAAGTAGTGCCTGCACAGTCCTAA